A window of Paenibacillus phoenicis genomic DNA:
GAGGCTCGCAAAAAGTTTTTGAAAGCATGGCAAACCAAGAAGCAAGAGAGGATTACCCACCCTTTCTTGGATGAAAAAATCTCCTGGGGGCTGGTTCCTTACGCTCAGGCCTTATTATTGGCACGTTTCTTGCGCGGTGATTTAGATGAGTATCCGCCATTTTTATGGAAGTAGGTGACTCGGGATGCTTGTACTCATTACTTATGATGTTCAAACCTCAGGCGTGGGAGGAGCTGCGAGGCTCCGTAGAGTGGCTAAGGCATGTCAGAACTACGGACAACGGGTACAGAATTCCGTGTTTGAATGTAACGTCGATGCATCCCAGTTCACCGCTCTGAAACTGGAGTTATCCCAACTCATTGATCATGAAAAAGACAGCCTGCGATTTTATCGGCTGGGCAATAACTACAAAACCAAAGTCGAGCATATTGGCGCAAAGCCGTCGATCGATTTAGAGGACCCGCTCATCTTTTAACGGTGCGAACCCCAAGCGCACATAAAATCCCTATGAGGTTCGCACCCCGCGCTATTACTGGGGTTGTTGAGTTTTTTGTTGGAATAAACAATAACATTTCGCACTCACAAAACAGGTTCGCACTTCTGGGCATGTGAGGCCTTGTGGCTCAAGGCTTCACAAGGCCCGCAGTCGCACTCCTTGTGAGTGCGTGGATTGAAATTTCGTCGAATCGCACACTCGCAATCTCGCCAGTATTCGTCGCACTCCTTGTGAGTGCGTGGATTGAAATATTGAGCCATACGAGTTTTTGGGCGTTGGTAAATGTGTCGCACTCCTTGTGAGTGCGTGGATTGAAATAATCTTTTTGCCGTCAACGTATACTTTTGCTTTTGTCGCACTCCTTGTGAGTGCGTGGATTGAAATGCCCCGTAT
This region includes:
- the cas2 gene encoding CRISPR-associated endonuclease Cas2; translated protein: MLVLITYDVQTSGVGGAARLRRVAKACQNYGQRVQNSVFECNVDASQFTALKLELSQLIDHEKDSLRFYRLGNNYKTKVEHIGAKPSIDLEDPLIF